Genomic window (Tardiphaga sp. vice304):
TACTTCCTCGCGTTCGAAGGCCATGCGCGCGCGCATCATCGAGAAAGCCATACCATCCGGCGTGCCCAGTGCCTCGAGGCCGGGGCGAAGGAAGGCGGCGAGGATGTCTTCCAGCACCGGCCTGCCGGACGTATCGGGCTCGAGCTGGCCAAGCAATTCTTCACGTCGGTCGGCGATCGGTTGGGCGCGCCTGGAAAACAGCTCCTTGAGAACGGCTTCCTTTGAACCGAAATGATAATGCGCGGCCGCGGTGTTGACGCCGGCAGCAGCCGTGATCTCGCGCAAGCTGACGGCATCAATTCCGCGCTCGCTGAACAGCTTTTCCGCCGCTAGAAGAATGCGTTCGGGCGTGCCTGAGGCCATGTCCGCCGTTTGCTCGGCCAGTTTCGACATACCCGTCTCATCCTTGGTTCGTCGACCCACCTTAAGGTCAGCCGCAGTTTAAATCAAACGCTTGCTTCACTCAAGCGCTTGAGTTAGATCTTGGCCTCTCTTGGCATATGGGTCTTTTCCCGTGACGGCTGCGGCCGGGCTTCCACGACGATGATCAACGACATCCGAAACGGCATCCGACAAGGCTCGTTCGCCATGACCAGCGCTCCGCGATCGCCAGAAACATTGAACGTCTCCGTGCAGGGTCAGGTGGCGATCGTCGCCATGAACCGCCCTGAGGCGATGAACGCCATCAGCATGCAGATGCGCGCGGACTTGCGCGAAACGCTCGAGACGCTGCGGCGCGATCCCGACATCGGCGCGGTGGTGCTCACCGGCAATGGCGAGAAGGCATTTTCAGCCGGCATGGACCTGCGCGAGTTTGCGCAGACCAATGCCGGCATGCCGGTGGCCGAGATGAAGCGTTTCCGCTGGGCCCAGGCAGAAGGCATTGCAGCGTTCGACAAGCCTATAATCGCCGCGGTCAACGGCGTCGCGATCGGCGGCGGCCTCGAACTAGCGCTGCTTTGCGATCTGGTCTTCGCAGCCGAGAACGCGACCTTTGCTTTTGCGGAAATCAAGCGGGGCTTGATGCCCGGCAATGGCGGCACGCAGCGTCTGTCGCGCCGCATCGGTCAGGCGCGCGCCCTCGAAATGATTTTGACCGGCCGCAGCGTGAGCGCGGAAGAAGCGCTGGCGCTGGGACTCGTCGAATACGTGGTGCCGAAAGCCGAACTGCTGGGAAAGGCCGTGGCCCTCGCCGCACAGATGGCCGCACAGGCGCCGGTCGCAGTGCGCTCAGCCAAGGCCGCGATCGTCCGCGGGGCCGAACTCTCGCTCGATGACGGCATACGGCTGGAGCAGGACCTGGCAGCTTTCCTCTACACCACCGAAGACGCCCAGGAAGGCCCGCGCGCCTTTCTGGAGAAACGAGCGCCGGTCTGGCGCGGTTGCTAGTCGACCCACGTGAAAAGAGAACCATGTCAACCACGTCTACCCCCATCTACCGTACGCTGCTGTTCGCACCTGGCAGCCGCCCCGAGCTTCTTGCCAAGGCACAAACCGGAGACGCCGATGCGCTGATCTTCGACCTCGAAGATTCCGTTCCGCTCAACGCCAAGGACGAAGCCCGGCAGAACATTGCCGGTGTTCTGGCCGCGGGACTGGCAAAACCAATGTTTTTGCGCATCAGCAACCCGCGCGCTGGCGATACAGCTGCCGATCTTGCCGTGCTGGAACACGCGCGCGATCTTTCGAACGTGGCTGGCGTGATCCTGCCGAAGGCGGATACCGACGCTGACGTGCTCGCGGTCGCAGCACTGCTTACCGCTCTCGAAGACAAGCTGGGTGCAACCGCAGACCATCTGCGGATCCTCCCGCTGATCGAAACCTGCCTGGGTCTGCGCAATACCTTCGACATGGCCCGCGCCTCGTCGCGAGTCTGCGGCATGTCGCTGGCCAGCGCCGAGGAAGGCGACTTCATGGTCGACCTTGGCGGACGCTGGACGCCTCAGAGTCGCGCACTCGCTTATGCGCGAGGCAAGACGGTAGCCGACGCACGAGCCGCCGGTCTCCAGTGGATCGTCGATGGCGTCTTCATGAATCTGCACGACACCGACGCGCTTCGGACGGAATGCGAGATCGCCCGCGAACTCGGCTTTGTGGGCAAGATGGCCATTCACCCAACTCAGGTCGCGGTCATGCACCAGGTGTTTTCGCCGAGCGAAGCCGAAGTCGAATACGCCACCGGGCTTGTAATCGCCTTCGAAGAAGCCGAGGCGCGCGGCGTCGGCGCCGTCAGATATCGCGGCATGATGGTCGATTATGCCAATGTGCGTCTGGCGCGGCGCACGCTGTCGCTGGCGAAAGCCCGCTGACCATGATGGCCGACCTCGCCACAGCCGCCGCAGCGTCGCTCGAACTTGCCATTGACGGCACCAGCGGCCCACGGCGCCACTATCCGATGCTGCGCACGGCGGCCGACGTCATCGCAATCGAACGCGTTCCGCTAGAGCAGCGTATCACCCAATGGGACTTTGCACTTAGCCTGCTCGACGGCTGCCGCATCGATCCTCACCGCGCCGCTCTGCAGATAACACACAACGGGCAGATCGACGGCCCGCTGATCACCTGGAGCTTCCAGGATCTCGAACATCGTGCGCTGCAGATTGCCAATCTGTTGCGGGCCGGCGGCCTTGGCAAAGACGACGTGGTCGCCATCGTCAGCCCGACGGTGCCGGCGCTGTTTCCTCTACTCATCGGCGGCCTGCTCGCCGTGCGGCCTTTTCCGATCAACTGGATGCTCAACGCGCAGGCGTTGCGCGACCTGATCGAGAGCGCCGGTGCGAAGGCGGTTGTCGCGCTCGGCCCGACACCGGGCTTTTCGATCTGGGAGAACGTCAGCGCTGCCCTTGCCGGGATGACCGCGCCGCCGCAACTGTTCTCGCTTCATGATCCTTTTGCCCCGGCTCATGCGAACGACCTGATCGAGGCCGCTGCCGCCCACCCGCACGACAGGCTGGCGTTTCCCCGCCAGACAGCGGAGCGCGACAGTGTCGCCTGCTATGTGCATTCGGGCGGCACGACCGGCCATCCGAAAATCGTGCAGCTGCTGCACGGCGGGCTCGTCTACCGGCAGTGGGCCGCCAACCTGTGCCTCGGCTTCACGCCGGACGACGTCGTGCTGTCCGACACGCCTCTTTTCCACATCGGAGGACTGCTGGTCCGCGGTCTCGTGTCGACTGCGGACGGCCACACCACCGTCATTCCCAGCATGCACGGCGCGCGCGACAAGGCTTATATCGCATCGTATTGGCGCTATGTGGAGCGCTTTTGCATCACCCAGATCTCCGGCGTGCCTACCTCGCTGTCAGTGCTGGCGAAAAACCCGCCGACCACCGAGGACATCAGCTCGCTGCGCCCTTACTTTGCAACCGGTTCGACCGCAATGGCGCCCTCCGTGCAAAAGAGCATCGCCGAGATTACCGGCGCACGGGCGCTGCAGACCTACGGCCTGACGGAAAACACCAGCCACGCGACGGTGGATCCCAGGGACGGCGAACAGCGACGCGGCTATTCCGGAATCCGGGTGGCCTATATGAAGCTCCGCATCGTTAAGATGGCATCCGACGGCACCGTCGAGCGCGACTGCGCACCCGGCGAGGACGGCATGGTGCTGGTCGGCGGCCCTGGTGTTGCCGGCGGATACCTCGACCCGGCGCAAAACCGCGGCACCTTCCTGCCCGACGGGTTCTTCGTCACCGGGGACCTCGGCCAGATGGATGCCGACGGCTACTTGCGCATTAGCGGCCGGCAGAAGGACATGATCATTCGCAGCGGACACAACATCGAGCCCGGCCTGATCGAAGACGCGTTGTTGCAGTCGCCGGCCGTCGCGCAGGCCGCCGCCATCGGCAAACCCGATCAATATGCGGGCGAACTCCCGATTGCCTATGTGGAGCTCCATCCTGGCGCCAAGATCACGGCCGAGGAGCTGCTGCGCTTCGCCACCGATCGGATTCCCGAGCGGCCGGCGGTGCCAAAGGAAATCATCTTCCTCGACAAATTGCCGCTGACCGCGGTCGGGAAGCCCGTCAAGCACCTATTGCAGTCGGACGCCGCTCAGCGCGTGTTCAACGAAGCGCTGCGCGAGTTGAGCGGCCGGTGGCGGCTGGATGTCGTGCACACCGGCGGCGCGCTGAAGACCACCTTCGTCATGCTCGGCGCCCAGCCGGGCTTGCGGGAGCGCGCTGAGGAGATTTTGTCGAGCTTCTCCACGGCTTACTCCATCCGCCAGGAGGACTGATCGCGTCTGTCCGGAATGACCTACGCCGTACTGGCGGCCTGACAGGTGGTGCGTGCCGTTCAGGCAATCAAAAAACCTGCAGAGCAGTCGCGATTGCGATCGGTGACGATCATGAGGCTGCCCGGTTCAGGTAAGCGCTACGCTTCCGTGATCGTCCGCATGATTTGGTAGAGGCCGGGCTGGGCCTCGAAGCCAATGCCGGGATAATCCGGCACAGCGATTTCGCCGTCATCCACGTCCATGCCATCGGCAAAGCCGCCAAATGCCGCGAACACCCCGGGATAGGCCTCGCACCCGCCGAGGCCGAGGCCAGCCACGAGCGCAAACGACATCATGTTTCCGCCATGGGGAAAGATCCGCTGACGCGAGCCACCGAGCGCCTCGACACGCGCAACCATCTGAGCGTATGCAGTTACGCCATAGGCCTGCGGCGGATCGACCTGCAGGATGTCACGATCCCTGCGAAAGCCACCGAACTGAAACAGATTCTCGACGTCCTGCTGGCAGAACAGGTTTTCGCCCGTTGCCAGTGGAGCATCATAAGATTCCGCCAACCGCGCGAACGTCGCGTAGTCCAGCGGGCCGCACGGCTCCTCGAACCAGCGCAGGCCCAACGGCGCGAGCACTCTGCCGTAGCAAAGCATGCGCTCTACCGAGAGCGCCGCGTTGGCGTCAACCGCAAGACGGTCTCCAGCCCCGATCAGCGCAATCGCGGACTCGATCCGAGCGAGATCGTCCTTAATGGATACACCGCCGACCTTGATCTTGAGACGCGTATAGCCGTTGCCAAGGTGGCGCTCGACCTCCTCGGTTAATGACTTCAAATCGTTTTCCGGCTTGTACCATCCGCCGCCGACGTAACACGGCACCTTCCGCAAGGGCGTGCTGCCGAATCGCTCGGCGAGAACGTGCCACAGCGGCCGGTCCAGGATTTTTGCCACGGCATCCCAGACCGCCGTCTCGATAGTGCCGATTGGGACCGAGCGTTCGGCATCGCCGCCGGGCTTCTCGCGCATCATCATGCGCTGCATGACCTTAACCGGATCGATGATGCCGGCCTCGTCGAGCAATGAATCCGGCGCTGCCGAGAGAATGCGCGGCACGAAACGCGCACGCATGGCCGCGCCGCAGGCGTAGCGGCCTGTCGAGTTGAACGCATAGCCGATGACAGGTTTGCCGCCGCGCATGACGTCGGTCACGACCGCGACAACTGATGTAGTCATTTCGGAAAAGTCGAACGCGGCATTCCGCATCGTCGACGCAACGGGTACGGATGTCTCGCGGATGTCGGAGATACGCAAAGGATATCCGATCGTTAGACGGGCTTGATACCGGCCTTCGCAACGATGTCGCGCCACTTCGGCACTTCGTCGGTAATGCGCTTCTGCATGCCTTCGGGGCCCTTGGCGATCACCTCGAAGCCGTTGTTGCGCAGCTGCTCAGCGAGCTTTTGATCCTTGAGAACCGCGATTGTTTTCGCGGCCAGCAGCTGAACGATTTCTGGGGGCGTCTTGGCCGGCGCGAGGAAGCCATGGAAGGTGTCGGCAATGAAATCCTTGTAGCCGACTTCCACCATGGTGGGCACGTTCGGCAGGTCGAACCACCGACTGGTGCCAGTGACAGCCAGCGCCCGGAGGGCACCGCTCTCGATGTGGGGATGTGCCGGCGGCAGCGCGGCCGAACAGACCTGCACCGTTCCGCTGAGGATGGCCTGGATCGCCGGCCCCGCCCCCGGGAACGGAAGGTGGGTCATATTCATGCCGGCTTCGATTTTGAGCAGTTCAGCTGACAGATGCGGTGTCGTGCCGACGCCGGGGCTCGAGTAGTTGAGCAGGTTCGGGTCTGCTTTGGCGCGCGCGACCAGTTCCTCGATCGAGGTGATCCCCGTTTTGGGATCGACCAAAAACACGTTCGGCGACGTCCCAAGCTCGGCAATTGGAGTGAAATCATTGTAGGGATCGTAGGGAATTTTCGCGTAAAGGCTGGGATTGACAACGTAGGCGCTCGACGTGACCAGCAGCGTGTAGCCGTCCGCTTCGGAATGCGCGGCAATGCCGATGCCGATATTGCCTCCGGCGCCCGCGCGGTTTTCCACGATGACGGTGCCGCCGATCGCGTTGCCGAGATTGGCCGCGACAAAGCGCGCCATGATATCGGTCGGGCCGGCGGGAGCGAAGGGAACGATGATCTTGACGGGTCGTACGGGATAATTGGCCGCCCGCGCTCCGCGCGGGAACAGCCCCATAGCTGCGGCGCCCGCAAAAGCCGTGGCGCGCAGCATGCTACGCCGTGACAGGCTGCCTGAATGTTGTTTCAACATAGCGTTTTCCCCCAACCGGCATTCTGTGTTGCCGTGATTTATTGTCGTTAGGCCTTCGTCTGCGTGGATATTTCGGCCACATCGCATTGCATGATTGCAGCGCGAGTATTCATTCTAGAAGCTCAGCACCCAACCTCTAGGTCGAGCGCGAGCGCTCATTTGCTCCGCCGTTTTGCTGCCAGCTTCGGTTTCGGGTCCGGCTTCGAGCGAAATCCCGCGGCAAGAAACGGAATGATATGCGCGAGCGCGTCTTCCACGCGGCCGGGATCGCATCGCCCGTCAGTCAGCGACTGTATGCGGCCGGCGTCTGCCATCGTGTAGAACATCGTGCCCAGCATGAAATGGAAACGCCATTCCAGGTCGGCTCTGGGCAAATCCGGCAGCGCGCGACTTAGCGCATCGAGAAACTTGCCGCTCGATTCATCGAACGCGTTCGTCAGGATGCGGCGACTGACCTCTTCGGGCTCCGTCGCCAGCCGGGCGCGAAGCTTGACGAAGGCACGACCGCCAAACCGTTCATCCGAACCGATCGTCAGGGCCGGCCGAAGAAAGGCTTCCAGCATGCGCTCGAGCGACGGCGCGTCGTCGAGATCGATCTCCGATAGCAGACGCACGCGCTCTTCGGCAATCGGCTTGGCGCGGGCGCTGAAGATCTCGGAAAGCAGCTGCTCCTTCGATCCGAAATGATAATGCAGCGCAGCAAGGTTGACCCCTGCCGCTGACACGATCGTGCGAATGCTGACAGCGTTCCAGCCGTGCTCTGCGAACAATTGCTCCGATGCGTCCATCAAGCGCTGACGTACCGACGATTTGCCGGGCGCGTCATCCAGGAGTCTTGCGAGGGCTGAAACGCGGGGCATCGGATCTCTTGACTAAAACAAACGTTCGTTTCAATAAGTCGTTTGTCGGGACGGTGTCAAGCGAAAGCCGGTACAGCCCCGGTGGAAGGTTCGACCAACGAACCACACAGGTCGGTCCGAGCGCCTTGCGGCGCAGGCCGTCGTTACAGGGGGGCCAACGTCATGACCACACGCCGCACTTTCCT
Coding sequences:
- a CDS encoding enoyl-CoA hydratase/isomerase family protein — protein: MAIVAMNRPEAMNAISMQMRADLRETLETLRRDPDIGAVVLTGNGEKAFSAGMDLREFAQTNAGMPVAEMKRFRWAQAEGIAAFDKPIIAAVNGVAIGGGLELALLCDLVFAAENATFAFAEIKRGLMPGNGGTQRLSRRIGQARALEMILTGRSVSAEEALALGLVEYVVPKAELLGKAVALAAQMAAQAPVAVRSAKAAIVRGAELSLDDGIRLEQDLAAFLYTTEDAQEGPRAFLEKRAPVWRGC
- a CDS encoding TetR/AcrR family transcriptional regulator; translation: MSKLAEQTADMASGTPERILLAAEKLFSERGIDAVSLREITAAAGVNTAAAHYHFGSKEAVLKELFSRRAQPIADRREELLGQLEPDTSGRPVLEDILAAFLRPGLEALGTPDGMAFSMMRARMAFEREEVRRAALSQAFNRTSEMALKALAKALPDLPNHTLHWRFHFLLGSMVYTMAMPGRIESITHDGIDTVEPETALAELVRFAAAGFRAP
- a CDS encoding Bug family tripartite tricarboxylate transporter substrate binding protein, which translates into the protein MRCGRNIHADEGLTTINHGNTECRLGENAMLKQHSGSLSRRSMLRATAFAGAAAMGLFPRGARAANYPVRPVKIIVPFAPAGPTDIMARFVAANLGNAIGGTVIVENRAGAGGNIGIGIAAHSEADGYTLLVTSSAYVVNPSLYAKIPYDPYNDFTPIAELGTSPNVFLVDPKTGITSIEELVARAKADPNLLNYSSPGVGTTPHLSAELLKIEAGMNMTHLPFPGAGPAIQAILSGTVQVCSAALPPAHPHIESGALRALAVTGTSRWFDLPNVPTMVEVGYKDFIADTFHGFLAPAKTPPEIVQLLAAKTIAVLKDQKLAEQLRNNGFEVIAKGPEGMQKRITDEVPKWRDIVAKAGIKPV
- a CDS encoding TetR/AcrR family transcriptional regulator, which encodes MPRVSALARLLDDAPGKSSVRQRLMDASEQLFAEHGWNAVSIRTIVSAAGVNLAALHYHFGSKEQLLSEIFSARAKPIAEERVRLLSEIDLDDAPSLERMLEAFLRPALTIGSDERFGGRAFVKLRARLATEPEEVSRRILTNAFDESSGKFLDALSRALPDLPRADLEWRFHFMLGTMFYTMADAGRIQSLTDGRCDPGRVEDALAHIIPFLAAGFRSKPDPKPKLAAKRRSK
- a CDS encoding HpcH/HpaI aldolase/citrate lyase family protein; the protein is MSTTSTPIYRTLLFAPGSRPELLAKAQTGDADALIFDLEDSVPLNAKDEARQNIAGVLAAGLAKPMFLRISNPRAGDTAADLAVLEHARDLSNVAGVILPKADTDADVLAVAALLTALEDKLGATADHLRILPLIETCLGLRNTFDMARASSRVCGMSLASAEEGDFMVDLGGRWTPQSRALAYARGKTVADARAAGLQWIVDGVFMNLHDTDALRTECEIARELGFVGKMAIHPTQVAVMHQVFSPSEAEVEYATGLVIAFEEAEARGVGAVRYRGMMVDYANVRLARRTLSLAKAR
- a CDS encoding AMP-binding protein; the protein is MMADLATAAAASLELAIDGTSGPRRHYPMLRTAADVIAIERVPLEQRITQWDFALSLLDGCRIDPHRAALQITHNGQIDGPLITWSFQDLEHRALQIANLLRAGGLGKDDVVAIVSPTVPALFPLLIGGLLAVRPFPINWMLNAQALRDLIESAGAKAVVALGPTPGFSIWENVSAALAGMTAPPQLFSLHDPFAPAHANDLIEAAAAHPHDRLAFPRQTAERDSVACYVHSGGTTGHPKIVQLLHGGLVYRQWAANLCLGFTPDDVVLSDTPLFHIGGLLVRGLVSTADGHTTVIPSMHGARDKAYIASYWRYVERFCITQISGVPTSLSVLAKNPPTTEDISSLRPYFATGSTAMAPSVQKSIAEITGARALQTYGLTENTSHATVDPRDGEQRRGYSGIRVAYMKLRIVKMASDGTVERDCAPGEDGMVLVGGPGVAGGYLDPAQNRGTFLPDGFFVTGDLGQMDADGYLRISGRQKDMIIRSGHNIEPGLIEDALLQSPAVAQAAAIGKPDQYAGELPIAYVELHPGAKITAEELLRFATDRIPERPAVPKEIIFLDKLPLTAVGKPVKHLLQSDAAQRVFNEALRELSGRWRLDVVHTGGALKTTFVMLGAQPGLRERAEEILSSFSTAYSIRQED
- a CDS encoding enolase C-terminal domain-like protein, which encodes MRISDIRETSVPVASTMRNAAFDFSEMTTSVVAVVTDVMRGGKPVIGYAFNSTGRYACGAAMRARFVPRILSAAPDSLLDEAGIIDPVKVMQRMMMREKPGGDAERSVPIGTIETAVWDAVAKILDRPLWHVLAERFGSTPLRKVPCYVGGGWYKPENDLKSLTEEVERHLGNGYTRLKIKVGGVSIKDDLARIESAIALIGAGDRLAVDANAALSVERMLCYGRVLAPLGLRWFEEPCGPLDYATFARLAESYDAPLATGENLFCQQDVENLFQFGGFRRDRDILQVDPPQAYGVTAYAQMVARVEALGGSRQRIFPHGGNMMSFALVAGLGLGGCEAYPGVFAAFGGFADGMDVDDGEIAVPDYPGIGFEAQPGLYQIMRTITEA